One genomic window of Diospyros lotus cultivar Yz01 chromosome 8, ASM1463336v1, whole genome shotgun sequence includes the following:
- the LOC127808185 gene encoding AAA-ATPase At3g50940-like, with product MFSSDTMPSTATVLSATASLAATAVLLRSIAADLIPGEVHDYFSSSLRKISRRLSSQLTVVIEESDGLSSNQMFEAANVYLGTKLSPSTYRIKVNKLDKDDELAVTVDRDQQIVDCFNSVKLTWISESTFVKQLADKADRRRTNAKTELKYFELSFHKRHKDMVLKSYLPHVIQRAKAIKEERKAVRLHTVDYNGTDYWSSVALNHPATFDTMAMAESEKEELIEDLNRFVGQREYYRRVGKAWKRGYLFYGPPGTGKSSLVASMANYLKFDVYDLDLREVQCNSDLRRLLIGSANRSILVIEDIDCNVGLQRRDSDTCLVEDDKVKLDNIIHRFDRING from the coding sequence ATGTTTTCGTCTGATACTATGCCTTCCACCGCCACGGTTCTGTCGGCGACGGCCTCGCTCGCTGCAACAGCCGTCCTACTCCGGAGTATCGCCGCCGACCTCATCCCCGGCGAAGTCCACGACTACTTCTCGTCGTCTCTCAGAAAAATCTCCCGCCGCCTGTCCTCCCAACTCACCGTCGTCATCGAGGAGTCCGACGGCCTTTCCTCCAACCAGATGTTCGAAGCAGCCAACGTTTACTTGGGCACCAAGTTGTCCCCTTCCACGTACAGAATCAAAGTCAACAAGCTCGACAAGGACGACGAGCTCGCCGTCACAGTCGACAGAGACCAGCAGATCGTCGACTGCTTCAACAGCGTAAAGCTCACTTGGATTTCAGAGTCTACTTTCGTCAAACAATTGGCGGACAAAGCTGATCGCCGCCGAACGAACGCCAAGACGGAGCTGAAATACTTCGAGTTGAGCTTCCACAAGAGGCACAAAGACATGGTGTTGAAATCCTATTTGCCGCATGTAATACAGAGAGCAAAGGCGATCAAGGAAGAGAGAAAGGCGGTGAGGCTACACACCGTGGATTACAACGGCACCGACTACTGGAGCTCGGTGGCTCTGAATCATCCGGCGACGTTTGATACCATGGCGATGGCGGAATCAGAAAAGGAGGAGCTCATAGAGGATTTGAATCGGTTCGTCGGCCAGCGAGAATATTATCGGAGGGTTGGGAAGGCTTGGAAGCGGGGGTACTTATTCTATGGTCCGCCTGGGACGGGGAAGTCGAGCTTGGTTGCGTCCATGGCCAACTACCTCAAGTTCGACGTGTATGATCTGGATTTGAGGGAAGTACAGTGCAATTCGGATTTGAGACGGCTGTTAATTGGTTCGGCCAACCGATCCATCCTTGTGATTGAGGACATTGATTGTAACGTTGGGTTGCAGAGGCGAGATTCGGATACCTGCCTAGTTGAAGACGACAAGGTAAAGCTTGATAATATAATTCATAGGTTTGATAGAATAAACGGCTGA
- the LOC127808183 gene encoding bifunctional nuclease 1-like isoform X2, which translates to MGSLQGPVICPAVRAKQTGFYVHPVNGPLMKDRVLRSGFWGFRGIKCTGINVSHQLRVQQYKKVLCSFSSSSNGNGSMAENFNENDEDYVNSSVVEAVEVKSGPDGFMIKMRDGRHLRCVHNNPQGGHLPDYAPHPAIVLKMEDGTGLLLPIIVLEMPSVLLMAAIRNVQIARPTMYQVVKEMIDKMGYAVKVVRVTKRVHEAYFAQLHLTKVPIQVNKYLAYSDGMRVIESAKVSIQASSSDGLLFTELDRPTGQPCIETKEFNLVRNMLIAAVEERYRDAAQWRDKLTQLRSKRNWA; encoded by the exons ATGGGTTCTTTGCAAGGACCGGTTATTTGCCCTGCTGTACGAGCCAAGCAAACTGGATTTTATGTTCACCCTGTTAATGGGCCCTTGATGAAAGATAGGGTTCTTAGAAGTGGATTCTGGGGATTCAGAGGAATCAAGTGCACTGGGATTAACGTGAGTCATCAACTGCGTGTGCAGCAGTACAAGAAGGTGTTATGTAGTTTCAGTTCCTCGTCCAATGGCAACGGTAGCATGGCAGAGAACTTCAATGAGAATGATGAAGATTATGTCAACTCCAGTGTTGTTGAAGCAG TTGAGGTGAAGAGTGGCCCAGATGGTTTCATGATTAAGATGAGAGATGGTAGGCATTTAAGATGTGTTCATAACAACCCACAAGGTGGGCATCTGCCGGATTATGCTCCACATCCTGCTATTGTGTTGAAGATGGAAGATGGGACTGGTCTTCTCCTTCCTATAATTGTTT TGGAGATGCCTAGTGTGTTGCTTATGGCAGCTATACGTAATGTCCAAATT GCCAGGCCTACCATGTATCAAGTTGTGAAGGAGATGATTGACAAGATGGGCTATGCA GTGAAGGTTGTTCGGGTCACCAAGAGAGTCCATGAAGCATATTTTGCTCAGTTGCATCTGACAAAG GTACCTATACAAGTCAACAAATACTTGGCATATAGTGATGGAATGAGGGTCATTGAATCGGCTAAGGTCTCAATCCAGGCCTCTTCTTCAGATGGCCTACTATTTACAGAACTGGACCG GCCTACTGGTCAGCCATGCATTGAAACAAAGGAGTTTAATCTTGTGCGGAACATGCTGATTGCTGCCGTTGAGGAACGGTACAGAGATGCAG CCCAGTGGAGGGACAAACTCACTCAACTTAGGTCCAAGAGGAATTGGGCCTAA
- the LOC127808183 gene encoding bifunctional nuclease 1-like isoform X1: MGSLQGPVICPAVRAKQTGFYVHPVNGPLMKDRVLRSGFWGFRGIKCTGINVSHQLRVQQYKKVLCSFSSSSNGNGSMAENFNENDEDYVNSSVVEAVEVKSGPDGFMIKMRDGRHLRCVHNNPQGGHLPDYAPHPAIVLKMEDGTGLLLPIIVLEMPSVLLMAAIRNVQIARPTMYQVVKEMIDKMGYAVKVVRVTKRVHEAYFAQLHLTKLGNETESVSFDLRPSDAINIAVRCKVPIQVNKYLAYSDGMRVIESAKVSIQASSSDGLLFTELDRPTGQPCIETKEFNLVRNMLIAAVEERYRDAAQWRDKLTQLRSKRNWA, encoded by the exons ATGGGTTCTTTGCAAGGACCGGTTATTTGCCCTGCTGTACGAGCCAAGCAAACTGGATTTTATGTTCACCCTGTTAATGGGCCCTTGATGAAAGATAGGGTTCTTAGAAGTGGATTCTGGGGATTCAGAGGAATCAAGTGCACTGGGATTAACGTGAGTCATCAACTGCGTGTGCAGCAGTACAAGAAGGTGTTATGTAGTTTCAGTTCCTCGTCCAATGGCAACGGTAGCATGGCAGAGAACTTCAATGAGAATGATGAAGATTATGTCAACTCCAGTGTTGTTGAAGCAG TTGAGGTGAAGAGTGGCCCAGATGGTTTCATGATTAAGATGAGAGATGGTAGGCATTTAAGATGTGTTCATAACAACCCACAAGGTGGGCATCTGCCGGATTATGCTCCACATCCTGCTATTGTGTTGAAGATGGAAGATGGGACTGGTCTTCTCCTTCCTATAATTGTTT TGGAGATGCCTAGTGTGTTGCTTATGGCAGCTATACGTAATGTCCAAATT GCCAGGCCTACCATGTATCAAGTTGTGAAGGAGATGATTGACAAGATGGGCTATGCA GTGAAGGTTGTTCGGGTCACCAAGAGAGTCCATGAAGCATATTTTGCTCAGTTGCATCTGACAAAG TTGGGTAATGAAACCGAGAGTGTTAGTTTTGACCTTCGACCTTCAGATGCCATTAACATCGCAGTGAGATGCAAG GTACCTATACAAGTCAACAAATACTTGGCATATAGTGATGGAATGAGGGTCATTGAATCGGCTAAGGTCTCAATCCAGGCCTCTTCTTCAGATGGCCTACTATTTACAGAACTGGACCG GCCTACTGGTCAGCCATGCATTGAAACAAAGGAGTTTAATCTTGTGCGGAACATGCTGATTGCTGCCGTTGAGGAACGGTACAGAGATGCAG CCCAGTGGAGGGACAAACTCACTCAACTTAGGTCCAAGAGGAATTGGGCCTAA
- the LOC127807207 gene encoding transcription factor bHLH110, giving the protein MESANLHHLHHQLQDHELVGSSPLVTSSCYGVGSIHSWTSPNAILQNTSNFSPHSNGVMINSRDSRQQNDILVPSLNTASMIQDLGFQWVSGNNAHVKGADSYHRFTEMIQSSPPSIEDFQLQPTSYIKNEQQRDLNDLREKLLLRSFSSGCQINGLQVAPAAAAGLFSGGGQNSTSSLGNFSQILPTINISNLNQSCSGISSSLEMNMQALDLFSSGRFSGCLSQQASNDNLGLYKDCLSYGLDHTHQTSHRPSNSLSKTSPFSASGATEAKRPSSSLDQPKLPQSAQKKPRSSCPPFKVRKEKLGDRIAALQQLVAPFGKTDTASVLMEAIGYIKFLQNQVETLSVPYMKSLRSKASKPIRGGSGEGGHEEPKRDLRSRGLCLVPLSCLSYVTDGGGGVWPPPSFSSAT; this is encoded by the exons ATGGAATCTGCAAATCTCCATCACCTACATCATCAGCTCCAAGATCATGAGCTTGTTGGGTCTTCTCCTTTAGTTACCTCTTCTTGCTATGGAGTTGGAAGCATTCACTCTTGGACTTCTCCGAACGCCATTCTGCA GAATACTAGTAACTTCAGTCCCCATAGTAATGGAGTAATGATAAACTCAAGGGATTCAAGACAGCAAAATGACATTCTAGTCCCTTCACTCAACACTGCTTCCATGATTCAAGACTTGGGTTTTCAGTGGGTTAGTGGTAATAATGCCCATGTTAAGGGGGCAGATTCCTATCATAGATTCACTGAGATGATCCAAAGCTCGCCACCAAGCATAGAAGATTTCCAGTTGCAACCCACAAGTTACATAAAGAACGAGCAGCAGAGAGATTTGAATGATCTAAGGGAGAAGCTCTTGCTCAGAAGCTTCTCCTCCGGCTGCCAAATCAATGGGCTTCAAGTTGCCCCGGCAGCAGCCGCGGGGCTCTTCTCCGGCGGCGGCCAGAACAGTACTTCTAGTTTAGGGAACTTCAGCCAGATACTTCCCACCATAAATATCTCGAACTTGAATCAATCGTGTTCCGGAATTTCAAGTTCACTGGAGATGAACATGCAGGCTTTGGATCTCTTTTCTTCCGGGAGATTTTCTGGGTGTCTAAGCCAGCAGGCTTCCAATGATAATCTTGGCCTCTACAAGGACTGCCTTTCTTATGGTCTTGATCACACGCATCAAACAAGTCACAGGCCCTCCAATAGCCTTAGCAAA ACTTCACCCTTCAGTGCTAGTGGAGCTACAGAAGCAAAGAGACCCAGCAGCTCTTTAGATCAGCCAAAGTTGCCTCAATCAGCTCAAAAGAAGCCACGCTCTTCCTGCCCTCCCTTCAAG GTTAGAAAAGAGAAACTGGGAGATAGAATTGCAGCTCTTCAGCAGCTAGTTGCTCCTTTTGGCAAG ACAGACACTGCATCGGTGCTGATGGAAGCTATTGGGTACATCAAATTCCTTCAAAACCAGGTCGAG ACCCTGAGCGTTCCTTACATGAAGTCCTTGCGCAGCAAAGCCAGTAAACCAATCCGAGGG GGCTCTGGAGAGGGTGGGCACGAGGAGCCAAAGCGCGACCTCAGAAGCCGGGGCCTATGCCTGGTGCCATTGTCATGCTTGTCATATGTTACCGACGGAGGGGGGGGAGTTTGGCCGCCCCCTAGCTTCAGCTCGGCCACTTGA